A window from Onychostoma macrolepis isolate SWU-2019 chromosome 07, ASM1243209v1, whole genome shotgun sequence encodes these proteins:
- the emc4 gene encoding ER membrane protein complex subunit 4 isoform X1, with translation MTSPGAQGGGALATRGGAAIKRMKWSLELSLGNSSRNRGDRQSKDGDVMYPVGYSDKPVPDTSVQEADRNLVEKRCWDVALGPLKQIPMNLFIMYMSGNTISIFPIMMVCMMAWRPIQALMSMSATFKLLESSSQQWLQGLVYLIGNLLGSALAIYKCQSMGLLPTHSSDWLAFIEPPQRLEIMGGGMVM, from the exons ATGACGTCACCGGGCGCGCAGGGGGGCGGGGCTCTGGCCACGAGGGGCGGAGCCGCGATCAAGAGGATGAAGTGGTCTCTGGAGCTGAGCCTGGGCAACAGCAG CAGGAACCGCGGCGACCGGCAGAGTAAGGACGGAGACGTCATGTATCCAGTGGGCTACTCGGATAAACCGGTCCCGGACACCAGCGTGCAGGAGGCTGACCGCAATCTGGTGGAGAAG aggTGCTGGGATGTGGCGCTGGGTCCGCTGAAGCAGATTCCCATGAACCTCTTCATCATGTACATGTCTGGAAACACCATCTCCATCTTCCCCATCATGATGGTGTGTATGATGGCCTGGAGACCCATCCAAGCGCTCATGTCCATGTCAGCCA cGTTTAAGCTGTTGGAGAGCTCCAGTCAGCAGTGGCTCCAGGGTCTGGTGTATCTGATCGGGAATCTGCTGGGATCCGCGCTGGCCATCTACAAGTGTCAATCAATGGGGCTCCTCCCAACGCACTCGTCTGATTGGCTGGCCTTCATAGAGCCGCCTCAG AGGCTGGAGATCATGGGTGGAGGGatggtcatgtga
- the emc4 gene encoding ER membrane protein complex subunit 4 isoform X2 translates to MTSPGAQGGGALATRGGAAIKRMKWSLELSLGNSRNRGDRQSKDGDVMYPVGYSDKPVPDTSVQEADRNLVEKRCWDVALGPLKQIPMNLFIMYMSGNTISIFPIMMVCMMAWRPIQALMSMSATFKLLESSSQQWLQGLVYLIGNLLGSALAIYKCQSMGLLPTHSSDWLAFIEPPQRLEIMGGGMVM, encoded by the exons ATGACGTCACCGGGCGCGCAGGGGGGCGGGGCTCTGGCCACGAGGGGCGGAGCCGCGATCAAGAGGATGAAGTGGTCTCTGGAGCTGAGCCTGGGCAACAGCAG GAACCGCGGCGACCGGCAGAGTAAGGACGGAGACGTCATGTATCCAGTGGGCTACTCGGATAAACCGGTCCCGGACACCAGCGTGCAGGAGGCTGACCGCAATCTGGTGGAGAAG aggTGCTGGGATGTGGCGCTGGGTCCGCTGAAGCAGATTCCCATGAACCTCTTCATCATGTACATGTCTGGAAACACCATCTCCATCTTCCCCATCATGATGGTGTGTATGATGGCCTGGAGACCCATCCAAGCGCTCATGTCCATGTCAGCCA cGTTTAAGCTGTTGGAGAGCTCCAGTCAGCAGTGGCTCCAGGGTCTGGTGTATCTGATCGGGAATCTGCTGGGATCCGCGCTGGCCATCTACAAGTGTCAATCAATGGGGCTCCTCCCAACGCACTCGTCTGATTGGCTGGCCTTCATAGAGCCGCCTCAG AGGCTGGAGATCATGGGTGGAGGGatggtcatgtga
- the LOC131544088 gene encoding low choriolytic enzyme-like yields the protein MYLLVVVVSLLLDSVPTQSRPTEDLFETISGKTGNITEKDDMPVSAIIQSNKHAGQQVDGPLITFGDIAVSEGFKNADPCTARGCKWRRSRDGLVYVPYVMSNQYSPKEIQVIKQGLRSFADVSCIRFIPHEGQRHFLYIKSDSGCYSYLGRQGGGQVVSLQRPGCVYHHIVQHELLHALGFHHEQNRSDRDKHIKILFENIIPARQHNFKRTETNNLATPYDYNSVMHYSRKAFSRNNEPTMIPIPDGNAVIGEARTMSPNDVLRVNRLYCRK from the exons ATGTACCTGTTGGTGGTGGTGGTCTCTCTTCTGCTGGACTCTGTTCCCACTCAGAGTCGTCCTACTGAG GATTTATTCGAAACGATCTCTGGGAAGACTG GTAACATCACTGAGAAAGACGACATGCCAGTGTCAGCTATAATCCAGTCCAACAAACATGCAG GACAGCAAGTGGATGGGCCCTTGATCACGTTTGGAGACATCGCTGTATCAGAAGGGTTCAAGAATGCAGATCCGTGCACAGCTCGTGGATGCAAATGGAGGAGAAGCAGAGATGGATTAGTCTATGTGCCCTACGTGATGTCCAACCAGTACT CTCCAAAGGAAATACAAGTGATTAAACAAGGCTTACGGTCCTTTGCGGATGTCTCCTGCATTCGATTCATACCACACGAAGGGCAGAGGCACTTTCTCTACATAAAGTCTGATTCTGG TTGCTATTCATATTTGGGGCGCCAAGGTGGAGGACAGGTTGTTTCTCTCCAGCGTCCTGGGTGTGTCTATCACCATATTGTTCAACACGAGCTCCTTCATGCTCTCGGCTTCCATCATGAACAGAACCGCAGCGACCGTGACAAACACATCAAAATCCTTTTTGAGAACATCATACCTg CACGGCAGCACAACTTCAAGAGAACAGAAACCAATAATCTGGCAACTCCCTATGATTACAACTCTGTGATGCACTATTCAAG GAAAGCTTTCTCTAGGAACAATGAGCCAACCATGATTCCCATTCCTGATGGGAACGCCGTGATTGGTGAAGCTCGAACAATGAGCCCCAATGACGTCCTGCGGGTTAACAGACTCTACTGCCGTAAATGA
- the si:cabz01101003.1 gene encoding ubiquitin carboxyl-terminal hydrolase CYLD — MSGDAHHSRRQRSPKMYMVASDFKVQDHLEGTIRLQRGHLCQQQEGGAHRSSRGEHIWVKVIDKDCVVKVERQALNEVPADLAGLLEPVLDLEARVKLLSRPQILQRMASLVLGSEVRVIWSRSQSELAEAELRYRGPLTRGSSAVYFGVQLKGWAAGRGKCNGSYKGHQLFMCPEGCGLFLPVSEVTLPRSSGISVLSRAAESVPQPLAVGQRVCFTQDQSVQRGTVQFCGPLPSRAPATLFVGLLLDHPAGLWDGYYKNTKLCSISSPEFGALLPLSKVTAECRSERSPLAVTSPKPLPKVPLLLVPSKAAPQPSSVSREPSSTPETRPLIQPSMLETARRALQPPSSSGPKAALRPPPLTTAKPALLPPTGPQAPPLTPPTDQPRPSNGFHNLPSPPIAEQRAEPGPWLEVGSMVEVNDPPIFGVIRWIGQINNVPEPVAGIELDQELSAATDGSYLGERYFRCPANKGLFVKLRNCRRDSRFPEPELPINQVDRCNSIAFANWSSKRVEEHTPPLSGPDARLAYEGFKKGIQGHLNSCYLDASLFSMFSCCSSFDWLLFWPTGPQNNPISQSAQDLLRCEIVNPLRRYGYVCASKTMALRKLLKAETADSGFTNEEKDPEEFLNQLFLLLRVEPLLKIRSVSQKAQECFIYQLFPPSVSLSSPPVSPVSPALSPLVSPGLLRVSSVQTLLESSFMHSGLKLTEAPSCLPLLMPRFGKEFKMFDAILPSLSLDITDLLDETLRQCSICQSVAQWECLQCYEDVDITPGQLKQYCNTCNTQVHAHKKRQMHRPVEVRGPRGCWEGPVHGARQLMDLFAVTCIETSHYVSFVKHGPGATDWLFFDSMADREGEENGFNVPQVRSCPEVGRYLSLSVEEISRLDASSLRDPVRRLLCDSYMCLYHCPQLSLYK, encoded by the exons ATGTCCGGCGACGCACATCACAGTAGAAGACAACGCTCCCCCAAAATGTACATGGTAGCATCCGACTTCAAAGTGCAGGACCATCTGGAAGGAACCATTCGGCTGCAGCGGGGGCATCTGTGTCAGCAGCAGGAGGGAGGAGCGCACCGGAGCTCCAGAGGAGAACACATCTGGGTGAAG GTGATTGATAAAGACTGCGTGGTGAAGGTGGAGAGGCAGGCTCTCAATGAAGTCCCAGCTGATCTCGCCGGTCTCCTCGAACCCGTGCTTGACCTCGAGGCCCGTGTCAAGCTGCTGTCCAGGCCGCAGATCCTGCAGCGAATGGCTTCGCTAGTGCTGGGGTCAGAGGTGAGGGTCATCTGGAGCCGCAGCCAATCAGAGCTCGCAGAGGCTGAGCTTCGTTACAGAGGGCCGCTGACGAGGGGAAGCTCCGCCGTTTATTTTGGGGTTCAGCTGAAA GGATGGGCGGCAGGCCGGGGGAAATGCAATGGCAGCTATAAAGGGCATCAGCTGTTCATGTGTCCGGAGGGCTGCGGTCTGTTCCTGCCGGTCAGCGAGGTCACGCTCCCTCGGTCGTCCGGCATCAGTGTCCTGTCCCGCGCCGCAGAGTCCGTCCCGCAGCCGCTCGCCGTGGGTCAGAGAGTCTGCTTCACACAGGACCAGAGCGTCCAGCGCGGGACCGTCCAGTTCTGCGGGCCCCTGCCCAGCCGGGCCCCGGCCACGCTCTTCGTGGGACTTCTGCTG gatCATCCAGCGGGATTATGGGATGGATATTATAAAAACACCAAACTGTGCTCCATCTCTTCACCTGAGTTTGGAGCTTTACTGCCCCTCTCTAAAGTGACCGCAG AATGTAGATCTGAGCGGTCTCCTCTGGCTGTAACGAGTCCCAAACCGCTCCCTAAAGTGCCTCTGCTGCTGGTCCCCAGTAAAGCGGCCCCGCAGCCGTCCTCGGTCAGCAGAGAGCCGTCCTCGACGCCGGAGACGCGTCCGCTGATCCAGCCCTCGATGCTGGAGACGGCCAGAAGAGCCCTGCAGCCTCCGTCCTCCTCCGGCCCTAAAGCAGCTCTGAGACCTCCTCCTCTCACCACAGCCAAACCTGCTCTGCTGCCGCCCACCGGTCCACAGGCCCCGCCCCTGACCCCGCCCACCGACCAGCCACGTCCCTCCAACGGCTTCCACAACCTGCCATCTCCACCAATCGCTGAGCAGAGGGCGGAGCCTGGCCCCTGGCTGGAGGTGGGGTCTATGGTGGAGGTGAATGACCCGCCCATCTTCGGAGTCATTCGCTGGATTGGACAAATCAACAACGTCCCAGAACCAGTGGCTGGAATCGAGCTG GATCAGGAGTTGTCCGCCGCTACGGATGGCAGTTATCTGGGTGAGCGTTACTTCCGCTGTCCTGCTAACAAAGGCCTGTTCGTCAAGCTGAGGAACTGCAGACGTGACTCCAGGTTTCCTGAGCCGGAGCTGCCCATCaatcaggtcgatcgctgcaactCCATCG cGTTTGCTAACTGGAGCAGTAAGCGTGTGGAGGAGCACACACCTCCTCTGTCCGGTCCAGACGCCCGTCTCGCGTATGAGGGCTTCAAGAAGGGCATCCAGGGTCACCTCAACTCCTGCTACCTGGACGCGTCTCTCTTCAG catgTTCTCGTGCTGCAGCTCGTTCGATTGGCTGCTGTTTTGGCCGACTGGACCTCAGAACAATCCCATCAGTCAAAGCGCTCAGGATCTGCTGCGCTGCGAGATCGTCAACCCTCTGAGGCG GTACGGATATGTGTGTGCCAGTAAAACCATGGCCTTACGCAAACTACTGAAAGCAGAAACCGCAGATTCAGGATTCACCAACGAGGAGAAag atccAGAGGAATTCCTCAACCAGCTTTTCCTGCTTCTCCGGGTCGAGCCGCTGCTGAAGATcag GTCTGTGAGTCAGAAGGCGCAGGAGTGTTTCATCTATCAGCTCTTTCCTCCGTCCGTCTCTCTGTCGTCTCCTCCGGTGTCTCCGGtttctcccgctctctctccgcTGGTGTCTCCGGGGCTCCTGCGTGTGTCCAGCGTCCAGACGCTGCTCGAGTCCTCCTTCATGCACTCGGGACTCAAGCTCACGGAg GCTCCGTCCTGTTTGCCGCTGCTGATGCCCAGATTCGGTAAAGAGTTCAAGATGTTTGATGCCATCCTGCCCTCTCTGAGCCTCGACATCACCGACCTGCTGGACGAGA ctctGCGTCAGTGCAGTATCTGTCAGTCGGTGGCGCAGTGGGAATGTCTGCAGTGTTACGAGGATGTTGACATCACACCTGGACAGTTAAAACAGTACTGCAACACCTGTAACACACAg GTTCACGCTCATAAGAAGCGTCAGATGCACCGGCCAGTGGAGGTGCGGGGGCCCCGGGGCTGCTGGGAAGGGCCGGTTCACGGGGCCCGGCAGCTGATGGATCTGTTCGCAGTCACCTGCATCGAGACGAGCCACTACGTCAGCTTCGTCAAACACGGCCCCGGGGCCACGGACTGGCTCTTCTTCGACAGCATGGCCGACCGAGAGG gAGAAGAGAACGGCTTTAACGTGCCGCAGGTGCGCTCGTGTCCGGAGGTGGGCCGTTATCTCAGTCTGTCTGTGGAGGAAATCTCTCGTCTGGACGCCTCGTCGCTCAGAGATCCTGTCCGCCGTTTACTGTGTGACTCCTACATGTGTCTCTACCACTGCCCACAGCTCTCGCTCTACAAATAA